Proteins encoded in a region of the Kryptolebias marmoratus isolate JLee-2015 linkage group LG14, ASM164957v2, whole genome shotgun sequence genome:
- the LOC108232606 gene encoding bone morphogenetic protein 1 isoform X4: MLKAARSSDGAQQPDNANSAKNSTSNETVERAADSPSLRRQRRAATSRPERVWPDGIIPYIISGNFSGSQRAIFRQAMRHWEKHTCVTFTERTNEESYIVFTYRPCGCCSYVGRRGGGPQAISIGKNCDKFGIVVHELGHVIGFWHEHTRPDRDEHVNIIRDNIQAGQEYNFLKMEAGEVDSLGEVYDFGSIMHYARNTFSRSIFLDTILPRYDVNGVRPSIGQRTRLSKGDIAQARKLYKCAKCGESLQESAGNFSSPGFPNGYSAYTHCVWRISVTPGEKIVLNFTSMDLFRSHLCWYDHVEVRDGFWRKAPLRGRFCGDTLPDPITSTDSRLWVEFRSSSTWVGKGFSAVYEAICGGELKRDSGQIQSPNYPDDYQSNKMCVWQITVAEGFEVGLSFVSFETEKHNTCAYDYVEVRDGSSESSPLLGRFCGYDKPDSLKSSSNRLWLKFVSDGSVSKAGFAASFLKEMDECSRPDNGQCEQRCLNTLGSYRCACDPGYELAADRRSCDTACGGFITSLNGSLSTPGWPSEYPHNKNCVWQLVAPAQYRITLVFDGFETEGNDVGCDRVVFRSRCALLWLNVSACDLHQVCKYDYVEVRSGLSSDSKLHGKFCGSEKPNVVTSLHNNMRVEFKSDNTVSKKGFKAHFFSDVDECSKANGGCQHECVNTFGSYSCQCRSGFMQHDNKHDCKEAGCDHVVNSVSGTINSPNWPDKYPSKKACTWSLSTTPGHRIKLVFNEVDMEAHLECAYDHLEIFDGKDVRAPTLGSFCGTRKPSPVVSSSNKMFLRFFSDNSVQKRGFEASYRAECGGSLEAAVKTKDLYSHAQFGDNNYPGGSDCLWVVTAEKGYGVEMIFQVFEIEEEADCGYDYVELYDGADIKSPRLGRYCGSGAPEDVYSAGDAITLKFHSDDSISRKGFHARYTSTKFQDTLHTSD, from the exons ATGCTCAAAGCTGCACGCAGCAGTGATGGAGCGCAACAACCTGACAACGCAAACTCAG CCAAAAACTCCACTTCCAACGAAACGGTGGAGCGAGCCGCAGACAGCCCGAGTCTCCGCCGCCAGAGGAGAGCGGCCACCTCCAGGCCTGAGCGAGTGTGGCCTGACGGCATCATCCCGTACATCATCAGTGGGAACTTCAGTG GCAGCCAGCGAGCCATATTTCGCCAGGCGATGCGCCACTGGGAGAAGCACACGTGTGTGACGTTTACAGAGAGGACCAACGAAGAAAGCTACATTGTTTTCACCTACAGGCCGTGCGG ATGTTGCTCCTACGTGGGGAGGAGAGGTGGCGGCCCCCAGGCCATCTCCATCGGGAAGAACTGTGATAAGTTCGGCATCGTGGTTCATGAACTCGGCCACGTGATCGGCTTCTGGCACGAGCACACGCGTCCAGACCGCGACGAGCACGTGAACATCATCAGAGACAACATCCAAGCAG GACAGGAGTACAACTTCCTGAAGATGGAAGCCGGCGAGGTGGACTCACTGGGAGAGGTGTACGACTTTGGCAGCATCATGCATTACGCAAGGAACACGTTTTCCAG AAGCATCTTCTTGGACACGATCTTGCCTCGTTATGACGTCAACGGGGTCAGGCCGTCTATTGGACAGAGGACCAGGCTCAGCAAAGGGGACATTGCTCAAGCCCGAAAACTCTACAAATGTGCAA AGTGTGGGGAAAGCCTGCAGGAAAGTGCTGGAAACTTCTCGTCTCCTGGTTTCCCCAACGGCTATTCAGCATACACCCACTGCGTTTGGAGGATCTCTGTCACTCCGGGAGAAAAG ATTGTCCTCAACTTTACCTCCATGGACCTCTTCAGGAGTCACCTGTGTTGGTACGACCACGTGGAGGTCCGAGATGGATTCTGGAGGAAAGCTCCTCTGAGAG GCCGTTTCTGTGGGGACACGCTCCCGGATCCAATCACCTCCACCGACAGTCGACTTTGGGTTGAATTCAGAAGCAGCAGCACCTGGGTGGGCAAAGGATTCTCAGCTGTTTATGAGG CCATTTGTGGGGGGGAGCTGAAGAGGGACAGCGGGCAGATCCAGTCCCCTAATTACCCCGATGACTACCAGTCcaacaaaatgtgtgtgtggcagaTCACAGTGGCAGAGGGCTTCGAAGTCGGCCTCTCCTTTGTATCGTTTGAG ACTGAGAAACACAACACCTGTGCCTACGACTATGTGGAGGTGAGGGATGGCAGTTCGGAGAGCAGCCCCCTCCTCGGACGTTTCTGCGGCTACGACAAACCGGACAGCCTCAAAAGCAGCTCAAACCGCCTCTGGCTCAAGTTTGTGTCCGACGGCTCAGTCAGCAAAGCTGGGTTCGCTGCCAGCTTTTTGAAAG AGATGGATGAGTGCTCCAGGCCCGACAACGGTCAGTGTGAGCAGCGCTGCCTGAACACGCTGGGCAGCTACAGATGTGCCTGTGACCCTGGATATGAGCTGGCAGCCGACAGACGCAGCTGTGACA ctgcttgtGGCGGCTTCATCACCAGCCTGAACGGCTCCCTCTCCACCCCCGGCTGGCCCAGCGAATACCCACACAACAAGAACTGCGTGTGGCAGCTGGTGGCCCCCGCTCAGTACCGCATCACCCTGGTGTTTGACGGGTTTGAAACCGAAGGCAACGACGTAGGTTGTGACCGGGTGGTTTTTAGAAGTAGGTGTGCTTTGCTCTGGCTGAACGTCTCCGCCTGTGATCTCCATCAGGTGTGTAAATATGACTACGTGGAGGTGCGCAGCGGGTTGAGCTCGGACTCGAAGCTTCATGGGAAGTTCTGTGGCTCGGAGAAACCCAACGTCGTCACCTCGCTCCACAACAACATGAGGGTCGAGTTCAAGTCGGACAACACTGTGTCCAAGAAGGGCTTCAAGGCTCACTTCTTCTCCG ACGTGGACGAGTGCTCCAAAGCTAACGGAGGCTGCCAGCATGAGTGCGTGAACACGTTCGGGAGCTACAGCTGCCAGTGCCGCAGCGGCTTCATGCAGCACGATAATAAACACGACTGCAAGGAAG ctggATGCGATCATGTTGTAAACAGTGTGTCCGGCACCATCAACAGCCCCAACTGGCCCGACAAGTACCCCAGTAAGAAGGCCTGCACCTGGTCTCTGTCCACAACGCCGGGCCACCGGATCAAACTC gtttttaatgaGGTCGACATGGAGGCTCATCTGGAGTGTGCCTACGACCACCTGGAGATCTTTGATGGCAAAGATGTCCGCGCGCCGACTCTAGGGAGCTTTTGTGGCACCAGAAAGCCTTCCCCTGTCGTCTCcagcagcaacaaaatgttCCTGCGCTTTTTCTCTGACAACTCGGTGCAAAAGAGGGGCTTTGAGGCTTCATACAGAGCAG AATGTGGAGGAAGCCTTGAAGCTGCGGTCAAGACAAAAGATCTGTACTCTCACGCGCAGTTCGGAGATAACAACTACCCCGGGGGCTCCGACTGTCTGTGGGTGGTCACTGCGGAGAAGGGGTATGGCGTGGAGATGATCTTCCAGGTGTTTGAGATCGAGGAGGAGGCGGACTGCGGCTACGATTACGTGGAGCTGTACGACGGCGCTGACATCAAGTCTCCAAGGCTGGGGCGATACTGCGGCTCAGGG GCTCCAGAGGACGTCTACTCAGCTGGAGACGCCATCACTTTAAAGTTTCACTCGGATGACAGCATCAGTAGAAAGGGCTTTCACGCACGCTACACCAGCACAAAGTTCCAGGACACGTTACACACAAGCGACTGA